The proteins below come from a single Tachypleus tridentatus isolate NWPU-2018 chromosome 13, ASM421037v1, whole genome shotgun sequence genomic window:
- the LOC143240624 gene encoding 2-Hydroxyacid oxidase 1-like isoform X1, which translates to MDQETRMVCLDDFENFAAKNLNKNAFDYYRSGANQEQTLRENIEAFRRLKLRPRLLRNVSCRDLSTTILGQPVNFPVGVAPMAMQKMAHPDGEVATARAAAAVGIVMTLSTIATSSIEEVAEAKPNGLLWFQLFIHRDRKVTEELVRRAENAGYRAFVLTIDTPVFGLRLADARNKFSLPRHLRMANFGKLDIKSNGIQEAKKESGLNEYAASLFDPSITWKDILWLKEITKLPLVVKGVLTAEDAKLALEYGASAILVSNHGARQLDGVPASVEVLPEIVQAVHGRCEIYLDGGVRTGTDVLKALALGARAVFVGRPLLWGIGLQRRTRRNPGSADVKKRTGLRNGLSRLQQN; encoded by the exons aTGGATCAAGAAACACGTATGGTGTGCTTAGACGACTTTGAAAATTTTGCGGCTAAAAATTTGAACAAGAATGCTTTTGACTATTATCGAAGTGGAGCTaatcaagaacaaacattacGAGAAAATATAGAAGCATTTAGAAG GCTCAAACTTCGGCCTCGTCTtctaagaaatgtttcttgtcGCGATCTTAGTACGACCATTTTGGGTCAACCAGTTAATTTTCCTGTAGGCGTGGCTCCCATGGCTATGCAAAAAATGGCTCATCCCGATGGAGAAGTCGCCACTGCTCGTG CCGCCGCTGCTGTTGGAATTGTTATGACGCTCAGTACAATAGCTACATCGTCTATTGAAGAGGTAGCCGAAGCGAAACCTAACGGGCTGTTATGGTTTCAATTATTCATACATCGAGATCGAAAAGTGACAGAAGAACTAGTCAGGAGAGCCGAGAATGCTGGTTATCGTGCTTTTGTCCTGACTATTGATACTCCAGTGTTTGGATTACGGCTTGCTGATGCCCGAAACAAATTTTCTCTACCACGTCACTTGAG GATGGCTAACTTCGGAAAATTAGATATAAAATCCAATGGAATTCAAGAGGCCAAAAAGGAATCGGGCTTAAACGAGTATGCTGCTTCCCTGTTCGATCCCTCCATCACGTGGAAGGACATTTTGTGGCTGAAAGAAATAACGAAACTTCCTCTGGTAGTCAAAGGGGTTCTTACTG CTGAAGATGCTAAGTTGGCTTTAGAGTATGGAGCTTCTGCGATACTAGTGTCAAATCATGGAGCTCGGCAACTTGACGGAGTACCTGCATCT GTCGAAGTACTTCCCGAAATAGTTCAAGCTGTTCATGGACGTTGTGAGATTTATCTTGACGGCGGTGTTAGAACCGGAACTGACGTGCTGAAAGCTTTGGCACTTGGAGCACGTGCTGTCTTTGTCGGAAGACCACTGTTGTGGGGGATTGGTCTACAAC GGAGAACAAGGCGCAATCCAGGTTCTGCAGATGTTAAAAAAAGAACTGGACTTAGGAATGGCCTTAGCAG GTTGCAGCAGAATTAG
- the LOC143240624 gene encoding 2-Hydroxyacid oxidase 1-like isoform X2: MDQETRMVCLDDFENFAAKNLNKNAFDYYRSGANQEQTLRENIEAFRRLKLRPRLLRNVSCRDLSTTILGQPVNFPVGVAPMAMQKMAHPDGEVATARAAAAVGIVMTLSTIATSSIEEVAEAKPNGLLWFQLFIHRDRKVTEELVRRAENAGYRAFVLTIDTPVFGLRLADARNKFSLPRHLRMANFGKLDIKSNGIQEAKKESGLNEYAASLFDPSITWKDILWLKEITKLPLVVKGVLTAEDAKLALEYGASAILVSNHGARQLDGVPASGEQGAIQVLQMLKKELDLGMALAGCSRISDISSALIVKSEFYSKL, encoded by the exons aTGGATCAAGAAACACGTATGGTGTGCTTAGACGACTTTGAAAATTTTGCGGCTAAAAATTTGAACAAGAATGCTTTTGACTATTATCGAAGTGGAGCTaatcaagaacaaacattacGAGAAAATATAGAAGCATTTAGAAG GCTCAAACTTCGGCCTCGTCTtctaagaaatgtttcttgtcGCGATCTTAGTACGACCATTTTGGGTCAACCAGTTAATTTTCCTGTAGGCGTGGCTCCCATGGCTATGCAAAAAATGGCTCATCCCGATGGAGAAGTCGCCACTGCTCGTG CCGCCGCTGCTGTTGGAATTGTTATGACGCTCAGTACAATAGCTACATCGTCTATTGAAGAGGTAGCCGAAGCGAAACCTAACGGGCTGTTATGGTTTCAATTATTCATACATCGAGATCGAAAAGTGACAGAAGAACTAGTCAGGAGAGCCGAGAATGCTGGTTATCGTGCTTTTGTCCTGACTATTGATACTCCAGTGTTTGGATTACGGCTTGCTGATGCCCGAAACAAATTTTCTCTACCACGTCACTTGAG GATGGCTAACTTCGGAAAATTAGATATAAAATCCAATGGAATTCAAGAGGCCAAAAAGGAATCGGGCTTAAACGAGTATGCTGCTTCCCTGTTCGATCCCTCCATCACGTGGAAGGACATTTTGTGGCTGAAAGAAATAACGAAACTTCCTCTGGTAGTCAAAGGGGTTCTTACTG CTGAAGATGCTAAGTTGGCTTTAGAGTATGGAGCTTCTGCGATACTAGTGTCAAATCATGGAGCTCGGCAACTTGACGGAGTACCTGCATCT GGAGAACAAGGCGCAATCCAGGTTCTGCAGATGTTAAAAAAAGAACTGGACTTAGGAATGGCCTTAGCAG GTTGCAGCAGAATTAGCGACATCTCCTCGGCTTTAATTGTCAAAAGTGAATTCTACTCTAAACTCTGA